TGAAGCCAGGACAGTGTTTTGCTGCTTACGAGTGGTGCATTACTGACTCCTTTGATCGAACAAACCATGAACACCAGAGAATTAAGGTTATATTAAAAATATTCTTTTTCAAAAGAAACAATATAATTGATGCTCTTCTTACAAAAAGTTTTCATCCACTGGTTTAGGGGGAAGTTGAGCTTGGCAATGGACTTCCTGATATCAGATCAAAAGAACAACGTATTCACGCTCTAAATGTTGCAGGTTTTGAGGTGAACAGAATGGTCAATTAATACTGGATTATTCAGAACTTTTTTGTCACCACGAAAATCATTCAAGCTCTAAATTTTTTTGCTGTACGTGCTTTATAATCTACAAAATTTACTTTGCATTCAATGTATAAAGCAAGCTTCTCCTCTTGCTCTTTTTGAAAGGTTATATGGGAAAATGATGTTTCTGTGGGTTCACCGCTTCCTTGGTATATGCCACTAGATAAAAGTCACATTTCATTGAGTAGCTTCCGGCTTACAGCTTTGGGGCGTTTCATTACTAGAACAATGGTAAGACTTCTATCACTGTTTTACACGCCCTATAGTTTTACTCTTATGGAACTATTTTGTTATCCATAAGATCCCTATGATTAACATGTATGCAATGTTTAGTACCATTGTGTAACTTAAACTAAGGGTTGTGTCAATTACCTCCCCAATGAACTATATCAAAATATAAGGCCAACCAGCATTAATTTTTCTCTTGTTTTGGTGGAATTCTACATTTTTGGGGAGATAGTTGACATCAGGCTCGGTGGAAATTTGATACTACACACTTTTATAATTGTACTTTATGAGCTTGCTCATGGATATTATTGTGTTCGCCCAGGTCAAAGCCTTAGAGTTTTTACGCCTTGCCCCTGAGGGTAGCCAAAGATTTCAGTCTTTCCTAGAGACAACAGCAGAAGCTCTTGTTGAAGGTGGAAGGTGAgtacttctctttctctttcattGATTTTCATAATTGTTGTTCCCCTACTTTATTATAACGTGAACTTCATAGTCACTGTATGAGtctatttatattatgtttctaAAGTACGCTCTATCACATCCTCAAGTTTCACTTATGCGTTCCTTCTGTCTTTCGTATAGGAAAGGGATCTTCACACCAATGTACTTCTTCTTGGTTCGAAAGCCTGATGCATAAGCTCCAAACTTGTAAGTTCTGAGGCTTATAACATTGTAATGGCTACTATTGCATAACCAGTGTTGGGAAAGAAGGGCCGCCTTAATACAAGGTCAATGGATAATTGGTTATCTCAGGATCTAATTTTTCCCACCTCCCGTGTGATTTGCCGAATAGCAACGGATAAACAAAAGAAGACACTATTTAACGAGGTTCGGCAAATGTGCCTACGTCCTCGGGGCAGCAGTACTTCTTTCTTTCACTATGTAAAATAATGGGATTACAAGAAACAATCTCACTTTAGTGACTAAACTTCACCAAAGTGGTAACACACACTCTATCTCTCAAgaggaattttttttctcactaaTCGACGCActttctctctcaatctctcaagTGAGGAACTCTCTCACCGAGTGTAGCAACAAATGATCCCCGGACTCCCGAACTTCATCAAACTCTCAAATGCTTGAATGAGTTTGGATACCTTGATCTTGAACTTTAGACAAGCTCGGATCCCTTGATCTTGAAGTTAGAAAGTTCAGATCCCTTGATCTTGAGCTTAGACAAACTCAGATGATTTTGTTCTTGTATCTGATGCCTTTATATAGGCATTGCTCTTCATGCAATTCTGCATATGTCTGCATATGCACGTATCATGCATGGACGCAAAGTCAAGCTTCCTCCTTGTTTCATGCTCAATGTTGGCATGCTCATTAATTCATCTTTCCCTCCAACATTCAACAATTGCTGCACCACCCTAGCTATTCATATAGCTACCCTTCCTTTACATTTATTGGGTCACCAAAGGAATAGTAGAAAATGTGTTCCTCATGTAGTACGTAAAACTACCACATGAATTACTCTCCTCCAAATAAGGAGAGGCTGGCCCATCAACCATATGCATATAAACATATCTAAAATCAGTAATAACAAAGTCAACAATAATTGTACGTATTGCCCTTCTAATGATTTAATGAATAACATTCATAATTATGTGAGTTATTTACTAACTTCTCCAAATTTTTGTTCGATGGATCCTATATTTCACTTGTTCATGTGGATGCATAAATCAACATCATATTGAAAGAAGGTTAAGATTTTTCTTACATGCATCCTTCTTAGTGCAGCTTGGCAGCCGCTTAATCATTGAAACAATTCACTGAAAAATGTAATAAACCATTCCACAAGTGCAGACTTTCAACATGTGTTTGATGCTAATTGAAATCCCGATGCATGCAGTTGGTGTTTGATGGTAACCTTATAAAAGGTGATAAGGGAACAAAGACACAtaattgtttatatattttgcaTAAATTAAATACAGACTCagaatctactcttaagggttCATAGAAGAAACACTATTTTGTTTTAATAGAAACTTGAAATCTGAAGCAAATCTGGTAATATTATATCACTCTTACGTTTGAGATGTTAGAGAAAGCATAAACCGGAAAGCTGCTACTTATAGGGTCATATTCATCATATTATTCCCAGTCCCCAGATCAAAGAAATATTATCCCTAATCGTAGTGAGCACCTTCCACATAAGAGAAACATTCTTGAGCTAACAACGTTAATATGTTGTGTATATGCTACCCTTTTATTCCAAATGAAAAAAGTGTGTTTTAGTgggtattcagacaacaaagTTAGATTTTTCTGTTGTCTAAAAAActtagacaacagaaaattagGCTTCCGTCATCTGATgcgtgttgtctgattaactttttggcatagtgcattTTGAACAAGTAAcaattcttcatattcttcatTAATACCGTCATCATCATTCATGTACGTATCAACTAAATAACAGCTAGCCAAAGAACAACAAGCCATAAAAATAGTTTCAGAGTGTGCAAGAAATGAGGAAGCAAAGGAATCAAAATTATGAGGATGAGATAGAAAATGTGATAGATGATTTGTTCTTATTTATAGAAGAAGTTGACGTCAACTTGCGTTTGTAAGGTAGCCGTTATAAAATAGATGTGTAAACTAGCCGTTGTAAACTAGCTATTAGGAAATAGTTGTTTTAAACTAGCCGTTATTTTAGATTTGTTTTCAATGTAGAATATTTTATTGTTGTAATAAATACAGAAATCTGTAAAATAAGGAAGCTGTTGAAGTTAGAGCAGaaaaattatggagattttgaCTTTTGgttccctataatacaaaaattataggaaaccTATTGCAATTGCTCTAAGGAAGGCAAAATCATGCCATGAAATGCCTAATAAGCAGGGGGTCACACAAGCCAAGTCCCTACATATGACAAAGTTACATAAAATCTGTTTAAGAGGCAGGCCAAACATTGGGCACTCATCCATGCCCAAGCTTCCATGTCCTTGATGccttagaccatctccaacagaGTGGTCATTTGTCATGTGGAAGTCCAACGAATAGTTTTGACAGACCAAACTCTCCTCCAACCCATATCTCATTTACACGTGGATTTGACATAAAGCTttcctctgtcaaatttgacagcttGAACTCCCTCggtcatttatttttttattgtttccctGTCTTTCCTTCTCACCTCTCTCTTCCTACATCTCACACAGAACATAGAAATTCCAAAGAAAGAAACATCTTCCTACAAAATTTCTTCTCTGTTCTTGAATATTACGAACATGAATTGAAAATTTTTCAAAGTCGTCTTCAGATGCTACAAATGAGGAACTTTGGAATCTCGCTAAAGATGAAGAATTTATGAATTTGCAGATTAATGCTCTACAAGA
Above is a genomic segment from Rosa chinensis cultivar Old Blush chromosome 3, RchiOBHm-V2, whole genome shotgun sequence containing:
- the LOC112193510 gene encoding cycloartenol-C-24-methyltransferase-like isoform X2; translation: MALDVGCGIGGPMREITRFSGASVTGINNNEYQITRAKELNHLAGVDETCNFVKADFMNMPFPDNTFDAIFAIEATCHAPNVFDCYKEIYRVLKPGQCFAAYEWCITDSFDRTNHEHQRIKGEVELGNGLPDIRSKEQRIHALNVAGFEVIWENDVSVGSPLPWYMPLDKSHISLSSFRLTALGRFITRTMVKALEFLRLAPEGSQRFQSFLETTAEALVEGGRKGIFTPMYFFLVRKPDA